One segment of Salvelinus alpinus chromosome 1, SLU_Salpinus.1, whole genome shotgun sequence DNA contains the following:
- the LOC139539756 gene encoding RNA-binding protein 25-like produces MDTSSSSGRSPSPTGTVFLPPPIMWNSLYKQAEMEVQFLREEKKTCTEKEAHMLELRGKDRTIQNQKKEMDRLQVSLWEEEKKKRNGGTEKDEMIDQLQSETDHLRALLKDERRRRRVERGIMKEWKAEILRLREAESQREAESQREAESHRETESQREAESHREAERQREAERKREAERATEWEENQRKMQEINRLKQLLELLMVDLQLAHVRHVIVIIKRQCIFTQLKMNGGGQRYANPMLTFMPFLNVNPYLNLTETISNLYLNPTLGTKPNLNLSQPLRLSSAG; encoded by the exons ATGGACACCTCTTCTTCTTCTGGACGATCTCCGTCTCCTACTGGGACTGTCTTCTTACCCCCTCCTATCATGTGGAACAGTCT CTACAAGCAGGCAGAGATGGAGGTTCAGTTCCTGAGGGAAGAGAAGAAGACCTGTACAGAGAAGGAAGCCCACATGCTTGAGTTGAGGGGGAAGGATCGAACGATCCAAAATCAGAAGAAGGAGATGGACAGACTTCAAGTGTCCCTCTGGGAGGAGGAAAAGAAGAAGAGGAATGGTGGAACGGAGAAGGACGAGATGATTGATCAACTACAGTCTGAGACAGACCATCTCAGAGCCCTTTTGAAAGatgaaaggaggagaagaagagtagAAAGGGGTATAATGAAAGAGTGGAAGGCTGAGATCCTGAgactgagggaggcagagagccagagggaggcagagagccagagggaggcagagagccacagggagacagagagccagagggaggcagagagccacagggaggcagagagacagagggaagcagagagaaagagggaggcagagagagccaCAGAATGGGAGGAGAACCAGAGAAAAATGCAGGAGATCAACAGACTAAAACAACTGCTGGAGCTGCTGATGGTGGACCTACAACTGGCCCACGTAAGACATGTCATTGTTATTATTAAAAGGCAGTGTATATTCACCCAGCTGAAAATGAATGGCGGTGGGCAGCGGTATGCAAACCCAATGTTAACTTTTATGCCTTTCCTAAatgttaacccttaccttaacctcaCTGAAACAATATCTAACCTTTACCTTAACCCAACCCTAGgtactaaacctaaccttaatttATCTCAACCCCTACGCCTTTCTTCTGCCGGTTGA